The window TCGTGGCGACCGCCTCGGCCTCGGAGCGGAACACGAAGGGCAGCGTCTCGCCGCCCCGCTCGCGCATCACGACAACCACCTTGCGCTTGCCAGTCTGGTGCTGGGTCTTGCGGCGGTCGACGCGGTTCTCTTTCTCGTTGGCCGGCTTCACGTAGCCGCCGAAGTAGGCGCCATCGACCTCCACCTCGCCCGAGACGGTGCGCTCGGCGTCCTCGGCCGTCATGGCCTCGCGGATCTTATGGGCCAAGACGAAGGCCGTCTTGTACTGGCAGTCGAGATCCCGGGAGAGCTGGAGCGCGGAGTGGCCCTTCACGCCGTTGGCGAAGATGGCGATGGCCATCAGGATATCGCGGATGGGCATCTTGCGGGAGGCAAAGATGGTGCCGCTCGTCACGCTGAACTGATGCGAGCACGCCTTGCACTTCCAAAGCCTGCGGGCCTTATAGGCGTAGGTGGCGGCGCAGGCGCAGCGGGGGCACACAGCCTCGCCCTTCGTCTCCGTCCAGCGGATCAGCCGGAAGGCGTCATGCGCTTCCTCATCCGAAAGCCGGGCGACCCGAGCGAGGCTCAGGCTCCTTGCGGCTTTGGAGAGGAGGAAGTGCTGGGGCACGGCGAGAGGACCAACGTTTTCCGTTGACCTCAGTGATAAGCGTGGAAAGCATTGGCGTCAACAGAAAACGTTGACGTGGGCGGCGCGAAACCGTATTAGGCCCGCATGACGATGCCTTCCCCGATCCTGACACCGGAACAGAGCCGAGCGGCCCGTGGATGGCTGGACTGGGGGCAACAGGAGCTTGCCACCGCCGCGAACGTCTCGCTTTCGACGGTTCGAGATTTCGAGAAGGGTCGGCGGGTTCCGATCTCGAATAATCTAGGGGCAATGCGAGCTGCCCTCGAAGGGCGAGGGATCGCTTTCGTTGAAGGCGAAACGACATTGGGCGTCATCGGTCCGAAGCCCGGCGCTGGACCCGCCACGGGCTGAAATGGTAAAAGACAGCGTGGACTAGGAGGGAGTCGAACCCTCGGGGCGTTGGATGGAAAGCCGCACCCCGCTCCGGCTCTAGCCCAGTGCAGAGGCGATCACTCGCCGCTGCGCTTCGCGTCTGACGGATCACTCCACGATGAGGCCGCTCGTCCCTGCCAGGGCGAGCGGCCTTTTTCGTTCGGCACAGTCAGCATACCTTGCATCTCGCATCGTGCAAGCGCATTATGCTCGCATAATCGGAGTATGCAAGCATGGCTGACAACGGTGAGAAGGACGAAGTCAGGGTCGAGGCCGGCAAAGCACGATGGAGGGGAGTCACGAAAACGGACCGCTCCGAGGCGGCCAAGAGGGCTGCCGAAGCACGATGGGCTAAACCTATTGAACTGCCTGAAGATGAGGAAGTCCTCGAGCCGGCACCAACCATGCCCGTGGCGCGGTGGCGGGGGGCGCTGAACATCGTCGGGCTCGAGGTGCCGTGCTACGTCCTCGACAACGGGGAAAAGATCATCGGCAGAACCTCGGCGACCGAGCTTTTGACGGGGATTAAGGGGGGTGGAGCCCTCGAGAAATATCTGGGCGTCAGAGCCCTAGAACCTTTTGTAAACAATGAGTTAGTGCTCGAGAGAATGGTGCCGTTTCGCCTCCCCGGGGTGGAGGGATTGGAGAAAGCTGTTAAAGGCCTCCCTGCGGATTTGATGATCGAAATCTGCCAAGGCTTCGTCGCCGCTTTGCAGGCCTCCTTAGATCCTGCTTCAACTCATCCAAAGATGACTGATCGTCAGAGGCAGATGGCGATCAAAGCGAGCATGTTCCTTTCAGCGTGCGCTAAAGTTGGCCTCGAGGCCTTGATAGATGAAGCTACCGGATATCAATACGAGCGCGCGGAAGATGCTCTGCAGGTCAAGTTGCGTGCTTTCATCGCTGACGAGCTTCGAGCTTGGGAAAAAATGTTCCCTGATGAGCTTTGGGCAGAGTTTGGCCGTCTCACCGGATGGCAAGGTGCTCTGAAAAGCCGTCCGAAGTGGTGGGGTAAGCTTGTCATTGAACTGATCTATGACACCCTGGACAAGGATGTTGCCGACTTCCTCAAAAACAACAAGCCGCCGCCCGGTGTTCGTTGGCATCGTCAATTGACAGAGAATATTGGCGTTCGAGCACTTGTCTCTCGCTGCTATGAGGTGATTGGTATGGCGAAGGACTGTTCGGACATGAGAGAACTGCGGGACAAAGTGGCGAAGCACTATGGGCGCCAAGTTGTGCAGTTTTCCATGGCGCTTCCCAACCCGAAGGCGGAGGCCGCCCACTGAGGCGACCTTCTCATTTTCGGGTCTGCCGCACCCCGAGCGGGTTCAGCCTCGGCCGCCCGTGCTCCCAGTCGCCGCGCTGGGGTGACATTTCGAGCGTCGGGGCGTGGGCCGGCGACAGCCCACAACGCGAAACAGGCGGAGCCTTTCGACTCTGCCCGCCCCATCAGTTCTTCCGCTTTCGGCCAGGCGTCTACTACCGTAACGACCGTTTGAATGTCGGCAGGTCGGGCGAGGCACAGAGCGCAGCCAGTGCCGCCTCACCATCGGCTCGGGCCAGGGCTTGGCTCGGGAACGGCTCGGCGCCGCGCTGGAGCACCAAGCCTCCGAACCGGCGCAACTCCCATGTGTAGGTTTGAGCGCCGGCCGAGATGATAAACAGCTCGGGCAGGCCGAACGTATCGGGCGCCGATGCGGCCTTCGCTGCTCTGGCCGCCTGCGCGGCGATGCGAGCTGCCTCGGTAAAATAGCGCCTCGGCTTATCGAACGACGACATGGATTCCCC is drawn from Lichenibacterium dinghuense and contains these coding sequences:
- a CDS encoding P63C domain-containing protein; amino-acid sequence: MADNGEKDEVRVEAGKARWRGVTKTDRSEAAKRAAEARWAKPIELPEDEEVLEPAPTMPVARWRGALNIVGLEVPCYVLDNGEKIIGRTSATELLTGIKGGGALEKYLGVRALEPFVNNELVLERMVPFRLPGVEGLEKAVKGLPADLMIEICQGFVAALQASLDPASTHPKMTDRQRQMAIKASMFLSACAKVGLEALIDEATGYQYERAEDALQVKLRAFIADELRAWEKMFPDELWAEFGRLTGWQGALKSRPKWWGKLVIELIYDTLDKDVADFLKNNKPPPGVRWHRQLTENIGVRALVSRCYEVIGMAKDCSDMRELRDKVAKHYGRQVVQFSMALPNPKAEAAH
- a CDS encoding helix-turn-helix domain-containing protein, producing the protein MPSPILTPEQSRAARGWLDWGQQELATAANVSLSTVRDFEKGRRVPISNNLGAMRAALEGRGIAFVEGETTLGVIGPKPGAGPATG
- a CDS encoding IS1595 family transposase, which encodes MRSTENVGPLAVPQHFLLSKAARSLSLARVARLSDEEAHDAFRLIRWTETKGEAVCPRCACAATYAYKARRLWKCKACSHQFSVTSGTIFASRKMPIRDILMAIAIFANGVKGHSALQLSRDLDCQYKTAFVLAHKIREAMTAEDAERTVSGEVEVDGAYFGGYVKPANEKENRVDRRKTQHQTGKRKVVVVMRERGGETLPFVFRSEAEAVATIGRKVAPGSTVYADEAAGWDALHDRFLTKRINHSEAYSTAEACTNGAESFFSRIRRAEIGIHHHIAGPYLQAYAGEMAWREDKRRVSNGEQYLMMTEAALRHPVSRVWKGYWQRTAH